In a single window of the Ruminococcus albus 7 = DSM 20455 genome:
- a CDS encoding Imm6 family immunity protein: MTDNALDYLLWITNSHKNIIGAEFADHCLSIIEKLKSRNYTADELYSLVTDDELLYNYTDNAAETECEAFSQAFISVLMCMICAKYHSEGQKFLPEDIEPIQGDKLDGFFTYLKEKRPLPKDCYQIFCKTVCL; this comes from the coding sequence ATGACAGATAATGCCCTCGACTATCTGCTGTGGATAACGAATAGTCACAAAAATATAATAGGAGCTGAATTTGCAGATCACTGCCTTTCTATCATTGAAAAACTCAAAAGCAGGAATTATACTGCTGATGAACTTTATAGCTTGGTCACAGATGATGAACTACTTTACAATTATACCGATAATGCGGCTGAAACAGAATGTGAAGCATTCAGTCAAGCTTTTATCTCTGTTCTGATGTGCATGATATGTGCGAAATATCATAGCGAGGGACAGAAGTTTCTGCCTGAGGATATCGAGCCCATTCAAGGTGATAAGCTTGACGGATTTTTCACCTATCTAAAAGAGAAAAGACCATTGCCCAAAGATTGCTATCAAATCTTCTGTAAAACAGTATGCCTATAA
- a CDS encoding arsenate reductase family protein produces the protein MLFICYPRCTTCKKAQKWLDDNGFQYELRDIKENNPTYEELKNWHAKSGLPLKKFFNTSGLLYKSMELKDKLPTMTEDEQLKLLATDGMLVKRPILVNEETVMVGFKETEWDKIK, from the coding sequence ATGTTATTCATTTGCTACCCCAGATGCACCACCTGCAAAAAAGCCCAGAAGTGGCTGGATGATAACGGATTTCAGTATGAACTGCGCGATATCAAGGAGAACAATCCTACTTACGAAGAACTGAAAAACTGGCACGCCAAAAGTGGTCTGCCGCTGAAAAAGTTTTTCAATACAAGCGGACTGCTCTACAAATCAATGGAGCTCAAAGATAAACTTCCCACAATGACCGAAGATGAACAACTGAAACTTCTCGCAACCGATGGTATGCTGGTCAAAAGACCTATACTCGTGAACGAAGAGACTGTAATGGTAGGCTTCAAAGAAACAGAATGGGATAAGATAAAATAA
- a CDS encoding Imm7 family immunity protein: MVELHGWLTICESYGDEDELTDDEHKSIQNNINQIISKQNCGVTLSYKNGVAYLSVLHCSNHRTEEVDEIIGVFCDAAKAANGSYGIIYMRDDEDKEYFSEFQVFVFKHGECSKVRDKMLSPCIPVIEADIYNKNIQKEE, from the coding sequence ATGGTAGAATTACACGGATGGCTGACAATATGCGAAAGTTACGGCGATGAGGACGAGCTTACAGACGATGAACACAAAAGTATACAAAATAATATCAATCAGATCATCTCAAAGCAAAACTGCGGTGTAACACTTTCTTATAAGAACGGTGTCGCTTACCTTAGCGTGCTGCACTGCTCAAATCACAGGACAGAAGAGGTCGATGAGATCATAGGCGTATTCTGTGATGCAGCAAAAGCGGCAAATGGAAGCTACGGTATTATCTATATGCGTGACGATGAGGACAAAGAATATTTCAGCGAATTTCAGGTATTTGTTTTCAAGCACGGTGAATGCTCAAAAGTCAGGGATAAAATGCTGTCACCATGTATACCTGTGATAGAAGCTGATATATACAATAAAAACATACAAAAGGAGGAATAA
- a CDS encoding polysaccharide biosynthesis protein: MEEKSQITSRIKLRDKKKLEHWQIISIYLAAYDIIVGAGSYFSGLWLRYDLSFSKISREYINAYLYFMPIYALLIVFVHGYNKLYRSIWRFASFSELKRVTFATFELVLLHSLLISVMFGRMPISYYIIGPILQFCFVIGIRFCYRFVLLERERRSDKETKVDRRYKRIMLVGAGNAGQMILRDIEQSRNLKEKVVCIIDDNPNKWDRYIDGVPIVGGRDDILLSAQKYNVNAIYVAIPSASAEDRRELLNICKETGCELKNLPGLFQFVTGDVTVAKMKEVAIEDLLGRDPIEMDMSDVYSNLQGKVVLVTGGGGSIGSELCRQVAKHNPKQLIIFDVYENNAYEIQMELRRNMPELDLEVLIGSVRDNKRINEVFEKYHVDIVYHAAAHKHVPLMEDSPCEAIKNNVIGTYKTAYAALRNGCQRFVLISTDKAVNPTNIMGASKRLCEMIIQTFDYMVKNGRWNELPKIHSHMTDSDWKFDVLPRGLIPQTQFCAVRFGNVLGSNGSVIPLFKKQIAEGGPVTVVDKNINRFFMSIPEAVSLVLQASVLGNGSEIYVLDMGEPIKIDTLARNLIKLSGHKPDVDIKIVYTGLRPGEKLYEEKLMAEEGLKRTSNQKIHIGQPIPFKYDKFVRDIKELMDVAYNEDDYGVYEKVCDIVTTFHPTSVPEKPMVTA; this comes from the coding sequence ATGGAAGAAAAGTCTCAGATCACTTCGCGGATCAAATTAAGGGATAAGAAAAAGCTCGAGCATTGGCAGATAATTTCCATTTATCTGGCAGCATATGATATTATCGTTGGTGCAGGAAGTTATTTTTCAGGACTATGGCTAAGATATGACCTTAGTTTTTCAAAAATATCACGTGAATATATCAATGCATATCTTTATTTTATGCCAATATATGCATTATTGATCGTGTTTGTACATGGGTATAACAAGCTTTACAGGAGCATCTGGAGATTTGCAAGCTTTTCTGAATTAAAGCGCGTTACTTTTGCTACTTTTGAACTTGTGTTATTACACTCGCTTCTGATATCCGTGATGTTCGGCCGTATGCCGATCTCTTACTATATCATAGGACCGATCTTACAGTTCTGCTTTGTGATCGGTATTCGTTTCTGTTACCGGTTTGTTCTGCTTGAAAGAGAACGCAGATCTGATAAAGAAACTAAAGTTGACAGAAGATACAAGCGCATAATGCTTGTTGGCGCAGGTAATGCCGGCCAGATGATACTTAGGGATATAGAGCAGTCCAGAAATCTCAAAGAGAAAGTAGTATGTATTATTGATGATAATCCTAACAAGTGGGACAGATATATAGATGGAGTTCCGATAGTTGGAGGAAGAGATGATATACTCCTTTCTGCACAGAAGTATAACGTCAATGCTATATATGTTGCTATACCCAGTGCATCAGCTGAGGACAGGCGAGAACTTCTGAATATATGCAAGGAAACAGGCTGTGAACTTAAAAATCTTCCGGGTTTGTTCCAGTTTGTTACCGGTGATGTTACTGTTGCCAAGATGAAGGAAGTTGCTATTGAGGATCTTCTGGGCAGGGATCCTATTGAGATGGATATGTCAGATGTTTATTCTAACCTGCAGGGAAAAGTAGTTCTTGTTACCGGCGGCGGAGGTTCCATAGGCAGCGAACTTTGCAGACAGGTCGCTAAGCATAATCCAAAACAGCTTATAATTTTTGACGTGTATGAAAACAATGCCTATGAGATCCAGATGGAACTTCGCAGGAATATGCCTGAGCTTGATCTCGAAGTACTTATAGGTTCTGTTCGCGATAACAAGCGCATAAATGAAGTTTTTGAAAAGTATCATGTAGATATTGTTTATCACGCAGCAGCGCATAAGCACGTACCTTTAATGGAAGACAGCCCCTGTGAGGCTATAAAAAACAATGTTATCGGTACATATAAGACCGCTTATGCAGCTTTGAGAAACGGTTGTCAGAGATTCGTACTCATATCTACAGATAAGGCTGTTAATCCCACAAATATAATGGGTGCAAGCAAGCGTTTATGCGAAATGATCATTCAGACTTTTGATTATATGGTGAAAAACGGCAGATGGAATGAACTTCCCAAAATCCATTCACATATGACTGATTCTGACTGGAAGTTTGATGTGTTGCCGCGCGGACTAATTCCTCAAACCCAGTTCTGTGCTGTTCGTTTTGGTAATGTTCTTGGCAGTAACGGATCTGTTATACCACTCTTCAAAAAGCAGATTGCTGAAGGCGGTCCTGTAACTGTTGTTGATAAGAACATCAACCGCTTCTTTATGAGTATTCCTGAAGCTGTATCTCTTGTTTTGCAGGCGAGTGTCCTTGGAAATGGTTCTGAGATATACGTACTTGATATGGGTGAACCGATCAAGATCGATACACTTGCTCGTAATCTTATAAAACTCTCAGGTCATAAACCTGATGTTGATATCAAGATAGTGTATACAGGACTTCGTCCAGGTGAAAAACTCTACGAGGAAAAGCTTATGGCTGAGGAAGGACTGAAGCGCACGAGTAACCAAAAGATCCATATAGGTCAGCCTATTCCTTTTAAATATGACAAGTTCGTCAGAGATATAAAAGAACTTATGGACGTGGCTTATAATGAAGATGATTACGGAGTGTATGAAAAGGTATGTGATATAGTTACAACCTTCCATCCTACATCTGTTCCTGAAAAGCCAATGGTCACTGCTTGA
- a CDS encoding ribonuclease Z, with amino-acid sequence MPDICLAGTGGMLPLKNRYLTGCFIEYSGKAVLIDCGEGMQVALAAADIKISRIEMILITHNHADHVTGLPGLLLSMGNCSREEPLDIYIPESAERVVRNLISVCGHLPFEYRLHKLPDTAAVSFTAEKIDPMLTISTLPLKHSVKCLGYSFLLEKKAVFQPEKAQELEIPVKLWRMLHSGEAVILDDGRTIQPEEVTGDKRPPVKVTYITDTLPIREIVQFANNADLFICEGMYGDTDKKQSMNEKGHMLMQDACRLAKEANVKELWLTHYSPAEKHPENYDKELKKLFPAVLISKDGEKKTL; translated from the coding sequence ATGCCGGATATTTGTCTTGCAGGAACAGGCGGTATGCTTCCGCTGAAAAACAGGTACCTGACAGGCTGTTTTATTGAATACAGCGGCAAAGCTGTACTTATCGACTGCGGTGAAGGTATGCAGGTCGCACTTGCGGCAGCAGATATAAAGATAAGCCGCATTGAAATGATACTTATTACACATAATCACGCAGACCATGTAACAGGTCTTCCGGGTCTTCTGCTATCTATGGGAAACTGTTCGCGTGAAGAACCGCTGGATATATATATCCCCGAAAGTGCAGAACGTGTTGTGAGAAACCTGATATCTGTCTGCGGACATCTTCCATTTGAATACAGACTGCACAAGCTTCCCGACACAGCAGCTGTCAGCTTCACAGCCGAAAAGATCGACCCTATGCTTACGATATCAACGCTACCGTTAAAACACAGCGTAAAATGTCTGGGATATAGTTTTCTGCTGGAAAAGAAGGCTGTTTTTCAGCCTGAAAAAGCTCAGGAACTGGAAATACCTGTAAAATTGTGGAGAATGCTGCATTCAGGTGAAGCAGTTATACTTGATGACGGAAGAACCATACAACCGGAAGAAGTCACGGGAGATAAACGTCCGCCTGTCAAGGTAACTTACATTACAGACACATTGCCTATCAGAGAGATAGTTCAGTTTGCAAATAACGCAGACCTTTTCATCTGCGAAGGTATGTACGGTGACACTGACAAAAAGCAGAGTATGAACGAAAAGGGTCATATGCTTATGCAGGATGCTTGCAGACTGGCAAAAGAAGCTAATGTCAAGGAATTATGGTTGACACATTACAGCCCTGCCGAAAAGCATCCCGAGAATTATGACAAAGAGCTAAAAAAGCTGTTCCCTGCTGTTTTGATATCCAAAGACGGAGAGAAGAAAACACTATGA
- a CDS encoding M15 family metallopeptidase, with product MKNEVFILREGFSACPVPDDVRDRISGITYRENSEIQLDDLSYLNIRYLDFSHNIADGEMIVHKSLAKEVLEIFETLFEAEYEIEKVHLCDEYDGDDELSMADNNSSAFNFRNVAGTQELSMHALGRAIDINPLYNPYIVGEKISPSNSLEYVDRGAEFPHKIDHHDLAFKVFTCKGWLWGGDWTNSKDYQHFYKPKESIVKTAVDKIKKLVAD from the coding sequence ATGAAAAATGAAGTATTCATACTTCGCGAGGGCTTTTCAGCCTGCCCTGTTCCCGATGATGTAAGAGATCGTATATCGGGTATAACTTACAGAGAAAACAGTGAGATACAGCTGGATGATCTTTCGTACCTGAACATCAGGTATCTTGATTTTTCTCATAATATAGCTGATGGCGAGATGATCGTTCATAAGTCGCTGGCAAAAGAAGTTCTTGAGATATTTGAGACGTTGTTTGAAGCTGAGTACGAGATAGAAAAGGTACATCTTTGCGATGAGTATGACGGCGACGATGAGCTTTCAATGGCAGATAACAATTCTTCGGCATTCAACTTCAGAAATGTTGCAGGTACACAAGAACTTTCCATGCACGCCTTGGGAAGGGCTATCGACATTAATCCACTGTATAATCCTTATATCGTTGGTGAGAAGATAAGCCCGTCAAATTCTTTGGAGTATGTCGACAGGGGAGCAGAGTTTCCTCACAAGATAGATCATCACGATCTTGCTTTTAAAGTTTTTACTTGTAAAGGCTGGCTTTGGGGCGGAGACTGGACTAATTCCAAGGACTACCAGCATTTCTATAAACCAAAGGAAAGTATAGTAAAGACTGCAGTCGATAAGATCAAGAAATTAGTTGCAGATTAA
- the pckA gene encoding phosphoenolpyruvate carboxykinase (ATP), which translates to MANLDLTKYGITGSVEIIRNPSYEELFKEETKAGLEGFEVGQETELGAVNVMTGIYTGRSPKDKFIVMDENSKDTVWWTTDEYKNDNHAASKETWDAVKKIAVEELCNKKLFVVDAFCGANKDTRMAVRFIVEVAWQAHFIENMFIKPTAEELENFEPDFVVYNASKAKVENYKELGLNSETAVVFNITSREQVIINTWYGGEMKKGMFSMMNYYLPLKGIASMHCSANCDMDGKHTAIFFGLSGTGKTTLSTDPKRRLIGDDEHGWDDNGVFNFEGGCYAKVIGLDKESEPDIYNAIKRDALLENVTVDANGKIDFDDKSVTENTRVSYPIDHINNIASEVNGVSAGPAAENVIFLSADAFGVLPPVSILTAEQTKYYFLSGFTAKLAGTERGITEPTPTFSACFGQAFLELHPTKYAEELVKKMEKSGAKAYLVNTGWNGTGKRISIKDTRGIIDAILNGDVLKAPTKKIPFFDFEVPTELPGVDSGILDPRDTYANASEWEEKAKDLANRFIKNFSKYEGNEAGKALVAAGPKL; encoded by the coding sequence ATGGCAAATCTTGATCTTACAAAGTATGGCATCACAGGTTCAGTTGAGATCATCCGCAACCCTTCCTATGAAGAGCTCTTCAAGGAGGAGACCAAGGCTGGTCTTGAAGGTTTCGAGGTCGGACAGGAGACTGAACTCGGCGCAGTAAACGTTATGACAGGTATCTACACCGGTCGTTCACCTAAGGATAAGTTCATCGTTATGGATGAGAACTCAAAGGACACTGTTTGGTGGACAACCGATGAGTACAAGAACGATAACCACGCAGCTTCCAAGGAGACCTGGGACGCTGTTAAGAAGATCGCTGTTGAAGAGCTCTGCAACAAAAAGCTGTTCGTAGTTGATGCTTTCTGCGGCGCTAACAAGGATACAAGAATGGCTGTTCGTTTCATCGTTGAGGTGGCATGGCAGGCACACTTTATTGAGAATATGTTCATCAAGCCCACAGCTGAGGAGCTTGAGAACTTTGAGCCTGATTTCGTTGTTTATAACGCTTCCAAGGCTAAGGTTGAGAACTACAAGGAGCTGGGTCTGAATTCCGAGACAGCTGTTGTATTCAACATCACAAGCCGTGAGCAGGTTATCATCAATACATGGTACGGCGGCGAGATGAAGAAGGGTATGTTCTCCATGATGAACTACTACCTCCCTCTCAAGGGCATAGCTTCCATGCACTGCTCCGCTAACTGCGATATGGACGGCAAGCACACAGCTATCTTCTTTGGTCTTTCCGGTACAGGTAAGACAACTCTGTCTACCGATCCTAAGAGAAGACTTATCGGTGATGACGAGCACGGTTGGGACGACAACGGCGTATTCAACTTCGAGGGCGGCTGCTATGCAAAGGTAATCGGTCTTGATAAGGAATCCGAGCCTGACATCTACAACGCAATCAAGAGAGACGCTCTGCTTGAGAACGTAACTGTTGATGCAAACGGCAAGATCGACTTCGATGATAAATCCGTAACCGAGAACACTCGTGTTTCTTATCCTATCGATCACATCAACAACATCGCTTCCGAGGTTAACGGCGTTTCTGCTGGCCCTGCTGCTGAGAACGTAATCTTCCTCTCTGCTGATGCTTTCGGCGTACTGCCTCCTGTATCTATCCTGACTGCTGAGCAGACCAAGTACTACTTCCTGTCCGGATTTACTGCAAAGTTGGCTGGTACTGAGCGTGGCATCACTGAGCCTACTCCTACATTCTCTGCTTGCTTCGGTCAGGCATTCCTCGAGCTGCATCCTACTAAGTATGCTGAAGAGCTCGTTAAGAAGATGGAAAAGAGCGGTGCTAAGGCATACCTCGTTAACACAGGCTGGAACGGCACCGGTAAGAGAATCTCCATCAAGGATACTCGTGGTATCATCGATGCTATCCTGAACGGCGACGTTCTGAAGGCACCTACCAAGAAGATCCCCTTCTTTGATTTTGAAGTTCCTACCGAGCTGCCCGGCGTTGATTCCGGTATCCTCGATCCCAGAGATACATATGCAAATGCATCTGAGTGGGAAGAGAAGGCAAAGGATCTGGCTAACAGATTCATCAAGAACTTCTCCAAGTACGAGGGCAACGAGGCTGGTAAGGCACTGGTTGCTGCTGGTCCTAAGCTCTAA